A stretch of DNA from Tachysurus vachellii isolate PV-2020 chromosome 4, HZAU_Pvac_v1, whole genome shotgun sequence:
GAGAAAAATACTAGCATTGTATTTGGCTTAACACTAaaaatgtacatgtacattttACAACGATCTTTCAATAGGTCTCAAGACTTGTTTAGACTCGGATGGGAATGAAATCTGGCAGCGCAAAAACAGACTGTCAGAAGATCAGAAGATCTTCGACAAGAGTTTAGGCAGTTATAAAGACAAGACAAGGCATCAGAACATATCTATACCATACACTGAAAGAAACcttttaatcacatttaaacGTCTAAACAGATTACTCTCTGATATTGTTAATTTTTGTGACAGCAGAGGAATTTGAGCTAATTAACTAAATGTCAGttagtataaaatatattttcttctaaGGGTATACAGGCTGTTGCACTCCACTGTATCACACATAAAACACCGATATATGAATCCTGTGCAGTGTAAAGCAAGTAGGGTAGATAAAACATTCAACTGCAGTCTGAACTGTGATGGATACACATAGGAAGTATGTTCCAAACTCACTGTACTTTGTACTGGTTGTACTTGCATTTTACTGGCTAAAATTCAGACTGGCATAAATGAATATCACTGCTGTATCACACAAAATCAAGGCTTACTTGTATCACTGTTTGtgatgtacatgtgtgtgacaGGGTTGTACAGAACGCTTTGTCTCCAGTCCTGAGGAAATGATGGATATAATTGATGAAGGGAAATCTAACCGCCATGTAGCTGTTACCAgtgagtttattaaaaaaatcataacacatactattataatataatgtctACAATTTAATTTGAACCCAGATAAAATTCTGTAATATCAATTCCAAATATTATGGATTGTTGAACTTCCAGTAACCTTGGTCATTTGCTTCTTTAGATATGAACGAGCACAGCTCCAGGAGTCATAGCATCTTCCTCATAAATATCAAACAAGAGCATGTGGAGACAGAGCAGAAACTCAGTGGCAAGCTCTACCTGGTGGACTTAGCTGGCAGTGAAAAGGTAAGGCCTAGGTTTGTGTTTACATCCGTGTTTGTGTCAGAGTGGAGTGCTATGAGCTGTACCAGtttattaaactaatttaaGTGGAAAATAGACTTGTAAGTCTTGAAACTTTTTAATCTCCTTACATATTGCTAGAAGATTTTCTTGGTAAGTGAATAGTGTATGTGACACAGAGATTGTATGCAGCTTGGATCCAAGTTAACATCAAGCAAAACACACATGATATATTAGAACTGGCTATAAACCTGAACATCTCAAGGATGCAAAAGAGGCACCTGTGGCATTATGGGTTGCATTATTGCCCCACAACTCCAGGATTCTTGACTCAACCCCGATCAGGTTATTGTCTATGGGGAGTTCGTCTGCATTTTCTCCGTGTTCATATGGATTTGATCCATATGGATCCTCCCACTATCCCATCCTCTATTTATGGATCCTCCCACTatcaacaaacacactgatAAGAGAACTGGTTACATTGCCCTCAGATAAATGAGGGTGTGGATTCTCCTGCCTTTTTCCCAGTACTGCTAGGATAATCTTAAGCAGGATAAAGCGGTTAGTGAAGATGGATGCATGATCTGAAACCTTCAGCAATCCACATCAAGACAGTGGTGGATCAATGATTATACTGGTTGTAACTtttgagcccttgagcaaggtccttaaccttcTCTGCCTAACCCCAGTTCCCTAACCTGCcaggatatgtgaaaaaaagaattctacTGTGCTGTAAAGTGGATGTAACAAATATTGACTGCATATTCAATCATGCTACCAAAACCAAGGCTACATAAAACAGTccagtaatataaaataaaacatttgcaaaaGTCAGCAAATGCAAACAAATCTATGCTCTCATCACCTGTTGGACAAAAATCCAGAAAAGTGATTAAGGATAAATTCTTTGACTATTTCTTTTTACcatgtgtaaaagaaaaagagtaCCTAAAACATAGAacctttctgtttttcctttagTATTAGACCACCAGGTTGGTTTCCTTCAGAAGTAATGGTGGCTGTATGTTGTAAGTTGTATCTCTCCATAACAGAGGCAATATTAAACAGTGccaatactgtatgtgtcaagTCCTCAAAGACAAGCTGTTGCttcatgtgtttgtttctcAGACAGAAGGAGGCAACAATTTATTGCTCCCAGGGACAGACAAATCAGCCAATGGAAACACCAATTGTGCAAATGCAAACTTGCTTTGTCATTTCATCAACAAGTTTTTTTTCACAGGGTTAGCTATATAActcacactgattttttttcacaccaaaatgtcagcttttttttatttaggttgCGTTTGCTTGCCATGCTTTCTGCATTCATCACTAGCTAGTGGTCAGTGGTGTCTTTGCTGGCTGCATTGATTTCAGTCCTTTGCTTTCCTCAACTGCCATTGTAACCACTATGCATGCTCACATACAAGAACAAACCTTTCTTAGCCTTTCATGCACATATGAGTATTATATAACAGCCCTTACTTGAGCTGCTACACCAGAATATGGATCACTTGCATAAGTTGAAGGATCAGCTTCACATTTGTCCAGGCAGACTTGCAGCACATTAAATGCTATTTGTTAATTAATGCTACATTAATTACTAGGGTTACAGTCTGACTTTTTGAATGCTCCACTGGTAGGCTATGAGCACTCATCCTTAACGTAGAGCTAATTTTGAAACCCAACCAATGAAAGTACCTCAGGGTCTGTTTTGGCACACAATTCAGCTTTAATAAGCTCCACCAGTCTTTGCATTTTTCTGCTCTCTTTAGCTCAGGCCTGGCAGCTCCCCTACAATGTGTTCCAATGCAAGGATGctccttttctcctctccaCAGAGCTGATCTGCTGAATCCTTTGTCAGCTGCTGTTTATACTTTGATCATGCTGCAAGGCGAAACTCAGTTTTCTGGGTTGGCTTGTAGTTCTTAGCATCTTTGCATCATTAACACCCAGCTGAATAGGCACCGTTTCTTCCATAGTCTGTAATATATGCATTTTATGTCACAAGATATTTGAGCATTGGTCATGTCTATCATGCAATTCCAGTGTGGCTTGACTGAACAAATAACTTTGCGCAATTAAACACAGGACATCAGTAAGTTCAAAAAGGTTCTAAGTTAAACAGTTCACAAGTTATAATTTATGAACACCACATTATTATATTCTATCAGAAACAATTTGTCATATTTGCTCTTTGATTCAATAAATTCAGAACAAAGTTGCCATCAGGCAAGGTGCATATAACCCTTTCTTTAAGAGAGCAGATCTTACCATAATGACTTTTAACGATACATATTTGTTGAAGaatcttttgtttatttcaatcAGATGAAATGATTAAGCCATGATAAACTTGAAGGAGGATGTACTTTGTTTTTCACATGATTGTATTTGAGCAAGGCATAAAGAAACAAATgctcacaaacacatttatcttATACCTCTTGATCTTTCTCTCTTCAAGGTGAGCAAGACAGGTGCAGAAGGGTCTGTCCTAGATGAGGccaaaaatatcaacaaatctCTTTCTGCACTGGGCAATGTGATATCAGCCCTGGCTGAGGGAACGGTGAGCTCAGCAACTACAAAAGAGTCAATAAATCTAATTATCCATGTTCAGTTTTTACCACTGTGTGCATACACAAAATATTCTCTCTAAAATGAATTACAGGTTTTaaaaacaagcttttttttttttttttttaatctttctggCTGCAGAAGACCCATGTGCCTTACAGGGACAGCAAAATGACCCGAATTCTCCAGGACTCATTAGGTGGAAACTGCAGAACCACCATGTTTATCTGCTGCTCACCTTCTTCTTACAATGAGGCTGAGACCAAATCTACGCTCATGTTTGGACAACGGTAACAGAGTACAAAAACAAGACTGAGCGTATTCTTTTCagttatattatacagtacatactggaTAGGCAAACAAATTCTAACAGATAATTTCATTTGGTTAGGCTCAAGTACTCTTATTATAACCCATGACCATAATTTTATGGTAGATTTAAGCATACACTCTACTCCACCTACATCTCTCAGTGCTAAAACCATAAGGAACACAGCATCAGTGAACCTGGAGCTGACAGCAGAGCAGTACAGGAGGAAGTAtgagaaggaaaaggaaaagaacaaGATTCTGAAGGAAACCATCCAGAGACTGGAGGCTGAACTTAATCACTGGCATAATGGTAAAGTCTTTAGTACCAGTCATATTTATAACAGACACAATCAAGATTGATTTAAATTACCTGTGTATGTTTGGTACTGTAAGGCCCTGCATGCACTAAAGCAGGATGCATTTATACCTTAAATACGGCCAGCCTGTTAGCCTGGACATATGCTTTTTTTAGCTCCATGGAGAGGggtaaagagaaagaaataagcaTATGGTCTCTGCTCACCTCCTGGATTAAAGAAATACTAACAAGGGCTGGAAAATGGCTGACTAAGGCTGTTTGATCTTGAGCTGAGGATATAGAAGACACCCAAGAAAATGGTCACAAAATAGTGAAAATTATGTTGTAGGTGAAGCAGTCCCTGAAGTGGTGCAGGACAACAGTACGTGTGTCGTGGAATCTGAGCTTTGTGAAGATGCTGCTTTAGATGAGAGCAGCGGTGGCCCATCCTCAGTTCACCTCACAGTTACAGAGGGGGATCTCTGCAAACTTTACAAACAGCTGGATGACAAGGTAAGTATAGATTGGGCACATAACGCTGTCTGGTGAAAATAACtgtgcttttttcccccaacaagaaagaaagatgtgATAGACAATGAACTAGCCTTTCAAGGGTCTATATGAACAAGTAGTCCCTGGCATGAAAAGATGAGTAGCCTTTGCCCATAGCATACAGCAGTGTGTACTAAAGTGTACTACCTACACTGactgtaaacgtgtgtgtgtgtgtgtgtgtgtgtgtgtgtgtgtatgtatatatatatatatatatatatatatatagtttttttaaatatatgccACCTAATATTCACTTtggcctctgtctctcttcctgatTGCAGGATGATGAGATTAACTTGCAAAGTCAACTGGTGGAAAAACTGAAGAAGCAGATGCTGGATCAGGAGGAGGTGgagaatgatttttttgtgaTCTCTGTTCTCAGATATTCGTTGTTTTCAGGTTTCTTCCCctaagtcttttaattttttttattaatatgctATTTCTAAATGTGCCCATGGCAATATATATTATGACTTTGTGCACATAGTTTTTGGCATCGTCACGTGCAGACAATGAGCGGATCCAGTGTGAGCTGAGCCACCTTCAGGCTGAGAGCAAGAGTGCTAAAGCAGAAGTTAAGGAAGTTTTGCAGGCTCTGGAAGAATTGGCTCTAAGCTATGACCAGAAGAGTCATGAGGCAGAAGACAAGAGTATGGAGAATAAGTTGCTCACCCAAGAGCTTGCCCAAAAAATGGTGAACCTTGTCTTTATTGCTGTTTCAACTACTGTTTGATGAGGATCCTTAGTGGAAACTTGCCATTTCATCATTCCATTTTAACTTGGCTAGGGGTAATTTATACTTTAGACAGATTTGATGTGCTTGGAGACTGAATTCTCGCAGCTACAGGAAGTGAATAGCCAACAGAGGAAACGCATCACTGAGGTTCTAAATACCCTCCTGAAGGACCTGAGTGACTTCAGCATCATCTTGGGCAGTGGAGAAATCAGATTGGTATGTAAATCCATTAGTTATTTTCTTACTCAATCTCAGTTTAAGCTGAGTTTTTCACATGCACTTATTTACTGCACACATTCCATAATTTATATTCGTATATTGCTTTTCTCCTACTCCTCTGACTATTTTATTTGGTCTCCATAGCCACATGATCTCTCTGGTGTGTTAGAGGGGGAGTATGCCGTGGTGTGCGTTTACATTAGTAAGGTGAAATCAGAGCTGAAATCCCTAGTAAACCGCTGTAGGCAACTAGAGAACTTGCAGACAGACAGCCAACGCAAAATGGAAGAGACTGGTAGAGAATTGTCATCTTGCCAACTGCTCATATCACAGGTGAGAAgacataaatgcacacacacactaacaatgTTAAAAAACTGCCTGTACCATTCACTGTGTTTTTGGCATACATGTGCAGCATGAGGCAAAGATTCGCTCACTGACTGAGTACATGCAGAATATGGAGCTGAAAAAGAGGCAGCTGGAGGAGAACTGTGACTGTCTTGTGACTGAGATTGCAAGATTACAGAATGCAGGCAAGGCTGTGTAAACACTacctaaataaaacacacacgatCATGCCAAGGAAATTGATGCATTTCAGTGATACTAAGTGCAATAACACAAACATGCTGATATGATTAAAATGGTTGTTCAAGTaatcaatttaattaatttacaaaattaTACAAACAGTGCTTAGAAAGCATATAATGGTTTACCTTGTGGTCTAACAGCTAGAATTAGAAGAATCAGGTTATCTGCTGTGACAACCCATAAAGGGAGCAGCAGAAGGAAAAATGTACTTAAAGCATAAAATACTCATGAAATACACTGCCAGTATTTATACTGAAAGGTAGAAAAGACCTGTACATAGCTACCCAGGGACAGgcaatatatatttgtttgaaaGTGTGTTCAATAACAGCTTCTTTATTTATAGAGAGCCTTCAAGAAAACCAGCAAGACAATGAGGAATCTGGGGAACCTAAGGTCAACACAAAATATCTGGTTAGACATGTATATATTACTTTACTACTATTGATGTGTAGTAGTAGTGCTAAACTGTTATGTAGTCATGCAAATGCCACATAAATGTTCATATTCTGCTTGCTGGAATATTGTTAATTTTAAaggtaataatgtttttatggTAAACAGCATAGAGGCAATCATCTTGAATCACAGCACAAACAACTTGTACGCCTACGTGATGACATCAACAACAAGCAGAAGATAGTTGACGAACTCACAGAGTCAGTGATAGCAGTGTTatgctctctttttttaatatttaacccttcatctctggaaaactttTACCAatgcttttttctctccttcgtTCTAGTGAAAATCAGAGGCTGGTTGTGGAATTACAACAATTGCATGCTGAGTTTGCAGCCCTGAAAAGTCGGGAGTGTGAGAAGAGTGCCCGGCTGGAAGAGCTCAAGTGAGtttttacatatactgtaaatatatacaatattagaTTTACATAGATGACGCACAAGTAAACAGAATTCAAAAAGAATCAATCAGTTAGAAATGACTGGTGATTCCGTCACTGCAGTAACAGAATATGGATGTTGACTGACCATAGCATATTCGTCCTGGCTAATGATTAGAAAGCTGTTCCAATGTTTTTGCTTGTCTCATTAACTTTGAAAGAAAAAGCCAGACTGTCAAGAGAACAATTTATAGCAGTTAGAACAGAACTCATCTTGATTTGAAagccaaataaaaacactgtgtaTGAATACTCAAATATAATTGGCTGGAAggtgtgcattatttttgtaaaactgCACAGCTCCAACCTGCAAACTGCATTTGCTGCATTACAGCATGCCAAAATATCAcaatacatgtatataaatatttaaaacagagTTCATATGGACTGTTATGCCATTTGAAACTTATTGTAATGGAGGTCATTTGATCCTGATTTGATTTGAGGTTTTTAAACACACCTACATGACAGTAGTACCTACCAGAACAGCAACTATAGGTTAATTTTGATCAATTCCTTCCAAGAAGTTATTTACTACAGTGACAGCTTATCAAAAGGGACTTGTACAGCATAAGTTCCAAAGAATAGTTTGTATTAATCAAATTAATGTTGGTGACTTCTTTTAAGAgacattaataaaattaaaatttatggCATCTCTACCAGCATTTGTTTACCACAAGAGATGCAAATTTCTTAAACAGCTAAAATGGTCAGTCAATGAAAACACTTACAGTAGTCCAGTTTGCTTAATTTATTGATAAGTGAACAACCATGATGGGCCATTTAAGGTGGACAGTATGACTAgcagtttaaaaatgtataggCTACACATACAATAATGCCACAAACAGCCAACATTATATATAGTGCAAACGATATTAACAAACCGTGGCTGGtgtattaataaatcattttttaataaaggtgTATGCCTTTATTTCAGATCACTGGTAAAGCTAAATTATTACTTAAGACTGATCTCTGATTAACCTTAAGACCTgacttgtttattattttgagtGCTTTATAGCAGCAGATGTTGAGCAGATTTAGGCCTTTTCAAAGCTTATTGTAGTTCTAATAGTACATCTAAGGTGCAGTTTTTAGGGCACCACAATTATAAAGAATTATATTTATACTGCATTTGCTGAAAAAACACAAGGCTAGCCAAGAGGATGAGAAGATTTATATAAGTAATGCATGTGGCTATTAAAGAATAGGACACAGACTGTTAAAGATTACTGGTCACGATAGTGGGTGTTGTGGCAGTTGCTGCAGTTTCAGTCGTTGGATCAGAAGGATAGCCATTAGACATGAGATAGCCAAAGGATAGCCATTAGACATGGGTTTTTGGATGGTATGGCATGAAGCCAGATGGATGATGCATCCAATTTAATGGATCTGCAGGCTGTTTAGGTAGTTGGGCCATGATAGTTGTTGCAGTTGTTTATAGTTGTTTATTTGTAGGAACAGGTTTATTTGGTAGCAGTAGTGGAAGATTTTACAGGAAAAACTATGTGATAATGTGAGGGCTTATGGTAGCAATGCATGGGGCCAAATGAAAAATACATCTGATTGAAAGGATTCCCAGACTTGTAAGGGTCATAGGCAACACTGGACAGCATTGAGTCAGATGTTATTGACAGTTTAGTGGTTGCAGAAGTTTTACTGGGTGTAGTAGTAGGCACTTTTGCAGGAAAAGCCCAAGGATATCCATAAATCATGGGTTTTTGATGGTATGGCAGGCTGCCATGGGGATGATGCATCTGATTAAAGGAATATGCAGACTGCTGTGGGTTAATAGCAACAGTTGTGGATGCTATGACATTTGTTGCAGTTTTAGTGGTTGGAGCAATAATTGTTGGGGCAGTAGTGGGTGGTTTTTCAGGAAAATCCCAAGGATAGCCATAAGGCTTTAGTTTGTGATTATGCACCACGGGGCCAAATGGAGAATACTGCTGATCAAAAGGACAGGGTGGTTGTTGGTGGTTACTAGCAACAGTAGTGGATGTTGTGGCAGTTGTTTGAGAAGTAGTTGCAGTTGGAGCAGTAGTAGGTGCTTTTGCAAGATAGGCCCAAGGATAGCCATAATGCTTGGGTTTGTGATGGTGCACCACAGGGCCAAATGGATAATAATGTGGATTAAAAGGATATGGAGGTTGTTGGGGGTTACTAGCAACAGTAGTGGAAGTTGTGGCAGTTGTTAGGGAAGTAGTTGCAGTTGGAGCAGTAGTAGGTGCTTTTGCAAGATAGGCCCAAGGATAGCCATAATGCTTGGGTTTGTGATGGTGCACCACAGGGCCAAATGGATAATAATGTGGATTAAAAGGATATGGAGGTTGTTGGGGGTTACTAGCAACAGTAGTGGAAGTTGTGGCAGTTGTTAGGGAAGTAGTTGCAGTTGGAGCAGTAGTAGGTGCTTTTGCAAGATAGGCCCAATGATAGCCATAATGCTTGGGTTTGTGATGGTGCACCACGGGGCCAAATGGATAATAATGTGGATTAAAAGGATATGGAGGTTGTTGGGGGTTACTAGCAACAGTTTTGGATGTTGTAGCAGTTGTTTGGGAAGTAGTTTTAGTTGGGGCTGTAGGTGCTTTTGCAGGAAAAGCCCAAGGATAGTCATAAGGCTTTAGTTTGAGATTGTGCACCATGGGGCCAAATGGAGAATACTGCTGATCAAAAGGACAGGGAGGTTGTTGGTGGTTACTAGCAACAGTAGTGGATGTTGTGGCAGTTGTTTGAGAAGTAGTTGCAGTTGGAGCAGTAGTAGGTGCTTTTGCAAGATAGGCCCAAGGATAGCCATAATGCTTGGGTTTGTGATGGTGCACCACGGGGCCAAATGGATAATAATGTGGATTAAAAGGATATGGAGGTTGTTGGGGGTTACTAGCAACAGTAGTGGAAGTTGTGGCAGTTGTTTGGGAAGTAGTTGTAGTTGGGGCAGTAGTGGGTGCTTTTGCAGGAAAAGCCCAAGGATAGCCATAAGGCTTTAGTTTGTGATTGTGCACCATGGGGCCAAATGGAGAATACTGCTGATCAAAAGGACAGGGAGGTTGTTGGTGGTTACTAGCAACAGTAGTGGATGTTGTGGCAGTTGTTTGGGAAGTAGGTGGAGCAGTAGTAGGTGCTTTTGCAGGAAAAGCCCAAGGATAACCATAAGGCTTGGGTTTGTGATGGTACAGCATGGGGTCAAATGAATAATGCATCTGAGGGAAAGGATACATCATATCAGTAGCTGGGGCATTTGTGGTAGTGACTGATGGGGCAGTACTCATTCCGGCAGGGCTTTCCCAAGAATATCCATTATACATGTAACCAAAAATATAGGACATAGGCTGCTCTGAATGTCTGGCAGGGCCTGTTGTAACTGTAGAAATATTTGTGGTCCTTGTAGTATCCTTATGAATGGTTACATTAGGCTTATGACTCTGGTAAGACATGATTCTAACATGACCATAGGGATGAGCATCATGGGAATCAGGGCAGGAAAGGATAAGTTCCTCGTTACCATACAGCATGGACAGAAACCTTTCATCACCCTGGGGAAAATATAGATATTTAGGATGGAAACAAACAATTAGGCAAATTTAAAGCTGCCAAGAACTACCTTAATTTGCCAGCAGCTGCTTTGGTATGGAGCAGTGACCACAACTCCATCAGTCTCAGACTCTGCAGTGATACCACATGTGCTGCTTGCTGATATAAAAGAGTCCCATTTGCCATTCACTAGAACAAAGAATGAATCATGTTGTTGTAAACTGATAGAAAAGTAGCATGGACTTGAACCAAACACTGCAACTATATTTTGGTACAAAAGAAATCTCCTGACATGACCATCCAGGACCAAACTTAAAAACTTGCTTTGAGTAAACAAGAGAAAAGCTCACCCTTTAGTTTGAGAGCATTTGCAGAATTGCAGTTTAACTTGGTCACCATATGAGATGTAAGGCATGAGACATTAGGTTTATATATAGCCAAAGGACAAGACATTTTCATAGGCAGTCCCCACAGAAGCAGTGGCAGAACATGTTCTTCTCCctggaaacaaaacagaaaaaatgctTAAAACAGGTTTGCCCAACACCAGTCCTAGAGGTCTGTGCAAAATAGTGATTTATCTGCTGAAAAGGCACTTGATTCAGTGTTTTACAATGTTTAGTAGGTGTGTGAGGGAAACCACCAAAATATTCTGAGCTTCATACCTTCTGGACTGACAAGGAATccagtttgatttttttttattttattgtaagacTAGGCACAAGTGTAACCAAAGCACTTTTTGATATGACCAGCAGGACTGGAAGTATAGGGACAAATACACCAACTGCATGATATAGTCAAACAAGACTGTGCATAATTTAGCAAAATATCCTGTACAGAGGATAAGTTACTAGCTGCAAAATGAATCCATTCCATACATTGTTTTAGAGCAATTTCCAAAGAACTACAAAGCCAAGAACTACATGTTGCATCATCATGGCAGCATCACTTATCATTACAGCAACACAAGTAATCGATCATTGCAGAAGCACAGCACAAACCTGTTGGGTAACATGACAGCCtttataatgtacagtaaagaCAGCATCTGTGGGACCTTGAGTCAGGGAAAGTCCACAGTTGGAAGGTATCTGAGTCAGTGGGACTGGACCATCACCTGAGAAAAATCTTGTTAATTTTTGGATACCAGTGTGTATACTACTATTAttttgtctattattattatacagtagagACAATTTAATCATCTAGATGCTAGACATCCAGGTCAGTATAATCACCTCCATCAATCATGAAGTTGGGCATGATACCTCCTTGAACACGCAGGGTCATAGCATCACCACCACAATACACAGTGGGATTTAATCGCCTCAGCTTTGACTCCACCAACTTATGCCATGCTACCATgtagaacatacacacacacacacacacacacacacacacacacacacacacaaaaaaaaaaacatttgtaaaaaaacCTTTACAAAAAGGAGAAATAGATGACACAATTGGCAAGACATTATACGATTACCTGTTGAAGCAGGTTGATCAGACTGATATCCTCCATAGTCCTCAAACCCATCTTGTGGATTTGTGCCATTactttcattgtttttaattaaggTCAGCTTTGTACCACTCCCAATATCTAAACTCCCAACTATCTCTAAGCAAAATGAACCCAGAGTTGCACACATTATAATAAGAAAATTGGCTTGCCACATTGTGTTAAATTAGTTTGGACAGCACAGACCAACAGTTCTTTGGTGGAATAGAATGTGAAAACCTCCATGCTgcctgtatttaatttttttttttttttttaatttatgtttattgGCTTCCCTATGAACTCAGTCAATCACAGTGCCCTCCAGGTGTGGCAAA
This window harbors:
- the LOC132844592 gene encoding kinesin heavy chain-like isoform X4, translating into MTEAGAECNIKVLCRFRPLNQSEIFREDKFLPVFQGDDTVIVGGKSFVFDRVFPTNTTQDQIYNSCAKQIVKDVLEGYNGTIFAYGQTSSGKTHTMEGKLHDPDNMGIIPRITDDIFNYIFAMDENLEFHIKVSYFEIYMDKIRDLLDVSKTNLSVHEDKNRVPYVKGCTERFVSSPEEMMDIIDEGKSNRHVAVTNMNEHSSRSHSIFLINIKQEHVETEQKLSGKLYLVDLAGSEKVSKTGAEGSVLDEAKNINKSLSALGNVISALAEGTKTHVPYRDSKMTRILQDSLGGNCRTTMFICCSPSSYNEAETKSTLMFGQRAKTIRNTASVNLELTAEQYRRKYEKEKEKNKILKETIQRLEAELNHWHNGEAVPEVVQDNSTCVVESELCEDAALDESSGGPSSVHLTVTEGDLCKLYKQLDDKDDEINLQSQLVEKLKKQMLDQEEFLASSRADNERIQCELSHLQAESKSAKAEVKEVLQALEELALSYDQKSHEAEDKSMENKLLTQELAQKMTDLMCLETEFSQLQEVNSQQRKRITEVLNTLLKDLSDFSIILGSGEIRLPHDLSGVLEGEYAVVCVYISKVKSELKSLVNRCRQLENLQTDSQRKMEETGRELSSCQLLISQHEAKIRSLTEYMQNMELKKRQLEENCDCLVTEIARLQNAESLQENQQDNEESGEPKHRGNHLESQHKQLVRLRDDINNKQKIVDELTDENQRLVVELQQLHAEFAALKSRECEKSARLEELKYLNERHEQAKQDMKRLEETVACELQSLHNLRKLFVQDLTTRVKRSSEMELDDSGGFSTQKQKISFLENNLEQLTKVHKQLVRDNADLRCELPKLEKRLRSTAERVRALEGALKEAKEGAMKDRHRYQQEVERIREVMQTKNFFQRPNTALIAKPVRPGNYPAYSQINHMFMRTSDPRIAFSNVLFQRASQPNIKTKSNYTDKVPEDRQRTANESLDCTHKLNTVNGNTTDINDNSDCSVCSSDPHCSISPDQIKQQQEVIQQEQATS